In Calonectris borealis chromosome 20, bCalBor7.hap1.2, whole genome shotgun sequence, a genomic segment contains:
- the COPRS gene encoding coordinator of PRMT5 and differentiation stimulator, giving the protein MARLVVPPPRQVMAAAIESASLEEEQLPNKRETMTWKPRKECLLKNIPNVIDSESEESEFSDISHTENDVSVSPVDCVPIRPDPEDLGGEVSRMPEAVTSPELQTAAVYEVEDWDKELEDSECNPYDAGDLHCGSFQENNLLASYSWREDSFYNPGCHHAACLAFTPPVRMTETGQFDDADD; this is encoded by the exons ATGGCGCGGCTGGTGGTACCGCCGCCTCGGCAG GTGATGGCTGCTGCCATTGAGTCCGCAAGCTTGGAGGAGGAGCAACTTCCTAATAAGAGAGAAACTATGACCTGGAAGCCCAGAAAAG AATGTTTGCTGAAGAATATTCCAAATGTTATTGATAGCGAGTCTGAAGAAAGTGAATTCTCTGATATCTCTCACACTGAAAATGATGTCAGTGTCTCTCCTGTTGACTGTGTTCCTATACGTCCTGACCCAGAAGACTTGGGTGGTGAAGTCTCCCGTATGCCTGAGGCTGTAACTTCTCCAGAGCTGCAAACTGCTGCTGTGTATGAGGTGGAGGACTGGGATAAAGaattggaggactctgaatgtaATCCTTATG ATGCTGGCGATCTCCACTGTGGAAGCTTTCAGGAAAATAATCTTTTGGCCTCATACTCATGGCGAGAGGATTCGTTTTACAACCCAGGCTGTCACCATGCAGCTTGCCTTGCTTTTACGCCACCAGTTAGAATGACTGAGACTGGTCAGTTTGATGATGCTGATGATTGA